The Kineothrix sp. IPX-CK genomic interval TTGGGAATCGCTTTGATTGCTTCGGCAAATCGCCGCCTGCCGTGAGCCCAGCATCCTGCAAATATGATATCCGGATTCTTTCGATCTAGTGAATCATATACAGCGTATGCATCGGTCACTAAGGTTCCATGAAAGTTCTTTAAGAACTCTTGCGGGTGCTCCGTCTTTCGAGTCTTTTGATACTCGTAAAGAATGATAGGAGTATCCTTATAACCCTTTCCTGTGCGGTATACCCACATGTAACTCTTGCTATTCGCAGGACGTCCATCCTTTGTTACGAATACTGGTGTTTCATCTGCCTGAAGAATGCGGAATGTAAGCAGCTCCTTCTGCAGATAATCGAACATGATCCCCAGATAACGTTCCGCACATTGGATTACCCAGTTTGCCAGGACCTGCTTGGATATATGGATATCGTTTCGTAAATACTCTTTATTGATACGTTCCAACGGCATTCCGTTTACGTACTTTGCATTATAGATACTCGCAACAAGTGATGGTGTTGCAATACTGTTTCGAAGAAGGCTCTTTGGACGGTTGTGATTGTCAATAAAAAAGTCCCAAAAATAGCGGAGAAAATTCCCCACTTTATTTACCCGGGAAAAAGCACCGCTATGGATGCTTTTTCCAGTTTTTTACTGTCTTTTTACACCATGGGTAATACGCCATGCCATAATTCATAATCAGGAATTGCGATATCATTCTTCATAAGCAATAATTCCAGCTCTTTATTACGCTGTTTGAGCAGTTCAGCTTTTCTTTGCTCATCATCAAGCATATCTCTCAGTATATCC includes:
- the tnpC gene encoding IS66 family transposase, coding for MGNFLRYFWDFFIDNHNRPKSLLRNSIATPSLVASIYNAKYVNGMPLERINKEYLRNDIHISKQVLANWVIQCAERYLGIMFDYLQKELLTFRILQADETPVFVTKDGRPANSKSYMWVYRTGKGYKDTPIILYEYQKTRKTEHPQEFLKNFHGTLVTDAYAVYDSLDRKNPDIIFAGCWAHGRRRFAEAIKAIPKNRRESAQDTVAYQALKQIAAIYHLDNGLSGLSPERRRQERQLTVKPLVEAFFAWAKDVQMSNRLSKGKTLEGISYCINHEKNLKVFLDDGDVPLDNNATESALRTFCVHKHTWRLIDTIDGAKASAIAYSITETAKANNLNPFRYLEFLLTELMEHQEDTDQDFLKDLLPWSDKIPENCRIKTKD